The window CGATATCATCGGTTATTTCGTACTTGCTATTCCAAACCGTTCCGAAAATAAGCTGAAAGCTGTATTGAATTCTACTTGTTATCTTAGGTGTATAAATTAGCATCTAGAGCTCGTGTTCATCTGCAAAGCTAAAGTAAGCGTTTTGCCCCACAATTATGTGATCCAGTACACTAATTTCCAATAATTCTGCCGATTTCATAATTCGTTGTGTTAATTTTTTATCACTATCACTAGGTTTCAAATTCCCTGAGGGGTGGTTGTGAAACAATATCATACCACTCGCTTTCCACTCTAGTGCTATGCTGAAAATTAATTTAGGATCAACCGTTGTTGAACTCAGTCCACCTTTGCTAATCTGAGCAAAATGAATAACACTATTAGATCGATTTAGTAAGACTATCCAAAATTGTTCGTGATTTAAACCTTGCAAATGATAAATCATAAAATCATAAGCATCTTGACTTGATTTAATCTTTGGTTTTTCAGCCTGAACCTCCAAATTTTTCCTTTTAGCTAATTCAGAAGCTGCCATTATGGTAATGGCTTTAGCCTGTCCGATGCCTTTAAATTTGGTTAATTCATTCACTGTCATTAGAGATAAAACAGAAAGCTTTCCTTCGCATTGTGACAAGATGTGCTTGGATAGATCTACAGCTGATTGTGTGTTATTGCCTGAGCCAATAAGTATGGCTATTAGCTCGGCATTACTTAACACCTTAGCTCCTTTTGAAATTAGTTTTTCTCTAGGTCTATCATCCTCAGACCACGACTTTATAGTCAGTTTTTTATGGCTCATAAAAACAAAAATAAAAAAAAAAGGCTTCTCAAATGAGAAGCCTTTAAACTAAAATCTATAATGAT is drawn from Flavobacteriales bacterium and contains these coding sequences:
- the radC gene encoding DNA repair protein RadC, producing MSHKKLTIKSWSEDDRPREKLISKGAKVLSNAELIAILIGSGNNTQSAVDLSKHILSQCEGKLSVLSLMTVNELTKFKGIGQAKAITIMAASELAKRKNLEVQAEKPKIKSSQDAYDFMIYHLQGLNHEQFWIVLLNRSNSVIHFAQISKGGLSSTTVDPKLIFSIALEWKASGMILFHNHPSGNLKPSDSDKKLTQRIMKSAELLEISVLDHIIVGQNAYFSFADEHEL